A region of Chelonoidis abingdonii isolate Lonesome George chromosome 8, CheloAbing_2.0, whole genome shotgun sequence DNA encodes the following proteins:
- the AMER1 gene encoding APC membrane recruitment protein 1 isoform X2, with the protein METCCTEEAIGTSSPSVICRQVEGGDRKQEESRAGDRLPEWSDVSVVAVEQAPPGKLKKTAFKLFGGKRSICTLPSFFGGKNKGQGKGASKKGLSKSKTHDGISDVAYEDGTGRLRLESPLNGGMDSHPRPLPSSQSTLLATDTSVKFEFRRQECSPLGSAEGFEKKPNGDKSLSFPRPKKGLKGLFNSIRRHRKNKTAESEKVEWAADCGDGEQAKKTQGAWVETQRASEEESPRGTPLPGPRTGSLDGNCSLSTTTSLGENTDWLMAAQSSSEGDAAMVPVGKDDILDVKLDAETIVCASSPYGGLPNAHHPDYPDNDPPSVHSGDQLSLIFGDVTSLKSFDSLTGCGDIIAEPDIDSIAESTISMERSRDAAKRSSCLVTYQGGGEEMATPEEVEEYLQQLWEGTTEVDSRYKTKLPQPINSPKLQGVNSKLETCGLHEEAAHLYTGGVMDDVELLTPPSDQQESAPNSDEGYYDSTTPGPEDELGEIKKDRLPRDSYSGDALYEFYEPDDTLMSPSLGDESLFESKASHPEIFSRFLDFAVPAEKNLIQMMGQSSGVMETEEQRLAAIQKQLLYWELQREPVAKRLDVPSKEKCPRDKQYVECNTRAAKLIGKNQSCLGSEQVASPVLSKSVDAGISVSRLENPEWRDFQGTLCPEKYYNDQKAQGNCLIQLMKNNSVFDSDLDHAVFGGLSSLVPAKTVTVTYPSYRTHDPDSCFQNEHHNGVENGLREPQTESECEPEHAVNFTQALVEFTSSGTLFSSLSESLGSSDSGSSFTQNLSVLPTMVTFDIVDVEQEGEGECEQHLEMNADEDIAASFEAFDDSYVQKESFAECDERIFLGYPQDSFQSCNWGVGSLPHHLHLHGLSPSMPAPLSVNRRSRSLDTESLELELADMPLSKNGLKPCQLWSKWDSGKKDSVPRLSRSKDGIQLSSSEGGEPDGVLTWPVLQHVEYKAELSSGGEKPWSYTPTARATVVEGNWDTFEQSEVNSPYVSLGWNNARETPDRLPQDTGASNLMLQMPRHMVRPSNLPLQTDTRQAQEVSSSYRNPRENMAKKLARVLPLGEKGADLPQSFAFTQSPKKRAKCKLVDITQGTLQFHDGAETLKPSACFAEHYGSSSTDLLKGEPVHGNMLPVSCQSTTVNVMF; encoded by the exons ATGGAAACGTGCTGTACAGAGGAGGCCATTGGAACCAGCTCTCCATCTGTAATCTGCAGGCAAGTGGAGGGAGGAGACCGGAAGCaggaggagagcagagcaggTGACCGGCTGCCTGAATGGAGCGATGTTTCTGTCGTGGCTGTGGAGCAGGCACCCCCTGGCAAGCTGAAGAAAACTGCCTTCAAGCtctttggggggaagaggagcataTGCACCCTGCCAAGCTtctttggaggaaaaaataaaggcCAAGGGAAGGGAGCCTCCAAAAAGGGTCTCAGTAAAAGTAAGACGCACGATGGGATCAGTGACGTTGCATATGAGGATGGGACAGGGAGGTTGCGGTTGGAGAGCCCCTTGAATGGAGGGATGGACTCGCATCCTCGCCCACTGCCAAGCTCTCAGAGTACTCTCTTGGCAACAGACACCAGCGTCAAATTTGAGTTTCGCAGGCAGGAGTGCTCTCCCCTGGGGAGTGCCGAGGGCTTTGAGAAAAAGCCCAATGGAGACAAATCGTTGTCCTTCCCTAGACCCAAGAAAGGGCTGAAGGGGCTTTTCAACAGCATCCGGCGCCACAGAAAGAACAAAACTGCTGAATCTGAGAAAGTGGAGTGGGCTGCTGATTGTGGGGATGGAGAGCAAGCCAAGAAAACTCAAGGGGCATGGGTTGAAACCCAGCGAGCCTCTGAGGAGGAGAGTCCAAGAGGCACCCCTCTCCCCGGACCACGCACAGGGAGCTTGGATGGTAACTGCTCACTGAGCACAACAACCAGCCTTGGAGAAAACACTGACTGGCTCATGGCTGCTCAAAGTAGCTCGGAAGGAGATGCAGcaatggtgcctgtgggcaaAGACGATATTCTGGATGTGAAATTAGACGCAGAGACTATTGTCTGTGCCAGCTCACCCTATGGTGGCCTCCCAAATGCACACCATCCTGACTACCCAGACAACGACCCCCCTTCAGTACACTCCGGAGACCAGCTCAGCTTGATCTTTGGAGATGTTACTTCCCTTAAAAGTTTTGATTCCCTCACTGGGTGTGGAGACATAATTGCTGAGCCAGATATCGACAGTATTGCTGAGAGCACGATCTCCATGGAGCGCAGTAGAGACGCTGCCAAGAGAAGCTCATGCCTTGTCACTtaccagggaggaggggaggagatggcCACGCCAGAGGAGGTAGAGGAGTACCTCcagcagctgtgggagggcaccACCGAGGTGGACAGCCGCTACAAAACCAAACTGCCTCAACCCATAAACAGTCCCAAGCTGCAGGGAGTGAATAGCAAGCTGGAGACTTGTGGCTTACATGAGGAGGCGGCCCATCTGTACACTGGAGGTGTGATGGATGATGTAGAGCTCTTAACACCGCCCAGTGACCAGCAAGAATCTGCCCCCAATAGTGATGAGGGTTATTATGACTCTACCACACCAGGGCCAGAGGATGAACTCGGAGAAATCAAGAAGGACCGTCTCCCAAGAGACAGTTACAGCGGTGATGCACTTTATGAGTTTTATGAGCCCGATGACACCCTGATGAGCCCCTCTCTCGGGGACGAATCCTTATTTGAGAGCAAAGCATCTCATCCAGAGATCTTCAGCCGCTTCTTAGACTTTGCTGTCCCTGCCGAGAAGAACCTTATTCAGATGATGGGGCAGAGCAGCGGAGTGATGGAGACTGAGGAACAGAGGCTGGCTGCTATTCAGAAACAGCTGCTGTATTGGGAGCTTCAGAGGGAACCAGTTGCAAAACGTCTGGATGTCCCCAGTAAAGAGAAATGTCCCAGAGACAAGCAATACGTTGAATGTAATACTAGAGCAGCCAAATTAATTGGCAAAAATCAGAGTTGCCTTGGTAGCGAGCAAGTTGCTTCTCCAGTTTTGAGCAAAAGTGTAGATGCTGGGATTTCAGTGTCAAGACTGGAAAATCCTGAGTGGAGGGACTTTCAAGGGACACTGTGTCCAGAAAAGTATTACAATGACCAAAAAGCCCAAGGAAATTGCCTTATTCAGCTCATGAAAAACAACTCTGTGTTTGATTCTGATTTGGATCATGCAGTATTTGGGGGACTAAGTAGCTTAGTCCCAGCCAAAACTGTGACCGTGACCTATCCCAGCTACAGAACGCATGACCCtgatagctgttttcaaaatGAACACCACAATGGAGTGGAAAACGGCCTCAGGGAACCCCAGACAGAAAGTGAATGTGAACCTGAGCATGCTGTTAACTTCACTCAGGCACTGGTTGAGTTCACTAGCAGCGGCACTCTCTTCTCTAGCCTCTCTGAAAGCCTTGGTAGCTCTGATTCAGGTTCTTCCTTCACTCAGAACCTTTCTGTCCTTCCAACCATGGTCACTTTTGACATAGTGGATGTGGAGCAGGAAGGCGAGGGAGAATGTGAGCAGCATCTGGAGATGAATGCCGACGAGGACATTGCTGCATCCTTTGAGGCCTTTGATGACAGCTATGTGCAAAAGGAGTCCTTCGCCGAATGTGATGAACGAATATTCCTGGGGTATCCCCAAGACTCTTTCCAGAGCTGTAACTGGGGTGTTGGCAGCCTTCCCCATCATTTGCACCTGCACGGCTTGAGCCCCTCCATGCCAGCACCACTCTCTGTCAACAGAAGGAGCAGGTCGCTTGACACGGAGAGCTTGGAGTTGGAGCTTGCAGATATGCCTCTCTCCAAGAATGGCCTTAAGCCTTGTCAGCTCTGGTCTAAATGGGACAGTGGCAAAAAGGACTCTGTCCCCAGGCTGAGCAGAAGCAAGGATGGCATTCAGCTGTCTTCGTCCGAAGGAGGAGAACCTGATGGGGTCCTTACCTGGCCAGTGTTGCAGCATGTAGAGTACAAAGCCGAGCTTTCCTCAGGGGGAGAGAAACCATGGAGCTATACTCCGACTGCAAGGGCTACCGTTGTCGAAGGCAACTGGGATACATTTGAGCAATCAGAAGTGAATTCTCCTTATGTGTCCCTTGGATGGAACAATGCCAGGGAGACTCCGGACAGGTTGCCCCAGGATACTGGGGCCAGTAATCTAATGCTTCAGATGCCTAGACACATGGTCAGACCATCCAATTTACCTCTGCAGACTGATACAAGACAGGCCCAAGAGGTGTCTAGCTCCTACAGGAATCCTAGAGAAAATATGGCCAAAAAGCTGGCTCGCGTGCTACCTTTGGGAGAAAAAGGGGCTGACTTACCTCAGAGCTTCGCTTTCACACAGTCCCCTAAAAAAAGAGCAAAGTGCAAACTTGTTGACATCACACAAGGAACGCTCCAGTTTCACGATGGCGCTGAGACCTTAAAACCCTCTGCTTGCTTTGCTGAGCATTATGGAAGCTCCAGTACAGACCTCCTGAAAGGGGAACCCGTACATGGGAACATGCTGCCCGTTAGTTGTCAAAGCACTACAGTGAATGTAATG TTCTGA
- the AMER1 gene encoding APC membrane recruitment protein 1 isoform X1: METCCTEEAIGTSSPSVICRQVEGGDRKQEESRAGDRLPEWSDVSVVAVEQAPPGKLKKTAFKLFGGKRSICTLPSFFGGKNKGQGKGASKKGLSKSKTHDGISDVAYEDGTGRLRLESPLNGGMDSHPRPLPSSQSTLLATDTSVKFEFRRQECSPLGSAEGFEKKPNGDKSLSFPRPKKGLKGLFNSIRRHRKNKTAESEKVEWAADCGDGEQAKKTQGAWVETQRASEEESPRGTPLPGPRTGSLDGNCSLSTTTSLGENTDWLMAAQSSSEGDAAMVPVGKDDILDVKLDAETIVCASSPYGGLPNAHHPDYPDNDPPSVHSGDQLSLIFGDVTSLKSFDSLTGCGDIIAEPDIDSIAESTISMERSRDAAKRSSCLVTYQGGGEEMATPEEVEEYLQQLWEGTTEVDSRYKTKLPQPINSPKLQGVNSKLETCGLHEEAAHLYTGGVMDDVELLTPPSDQQESAPNSDEGYYDSTTPGPEDELGEIKKDRLPRDSYSGDALYEFYEPDDTLMSPSLGDESLFESKASHPEIFSRFLDFAVPAEKNLIQMMGQSSGVMETEEQRLAAIQKQLLYWELQREPVAKRLDVPSKEKCPRDKQYVECNTRAAKLIGKNQSCLGSEQVASPVLSKSVDAGISVSRLENPEWRDFQGTLCPEKYYNDQKAQGNCLIQLMKNNSVFDSDLDHAVFGGLSSLVPAKTVTVTYPSYRTHDPDSCFQNEHHNGVENGLREPQTESECEPEHAVNFTQALVEFTSSGTLFSSLSESLGSSDSGSSFTQNLSVLPTMVTFDIVDVEQEGEGECEQHLEMNADEDIAASFEAFDDSYVQKESFAECDERIFLGYPQDSFQSCNWGVGSLPHHLHLHGLSPSMPAPLSVNRRSRSLDTESLELELADMPLSKNGLKPCQLWSKWDSGKKDSVPRLSRSKDGIQLSSSEGGEPDGVLTWPVLQHVEYKAELSSGGEKPWSYTPTARATVVEGNWDTFEQSEVNSPYVSLGWNNARETPDRLPQDTGASNLMLQMPRHMVRPSNLPLQTDTRQAQEVSSSYRNPRENMAKKLARVLPLGEKGADLPQSFAFTQSPKKRAKCKLVDITQGTLQFHDGAETLKPSACFAEHYGSSSTDLLKGEPVHGNMLPVSCQSTTVNVMNSSLSRAQDERERTTDELH; this comes from the exons ATGGAAACGTGCTGTACAGAGGAGGCCATTGGAACCAGCTCTCCATCTGTAATCTGCAGGCAAGTGGAGGGAGGAGACCGGAAGCaggaggagagcagagcaggTGACCGGCTGCCTGAATGGAGCGATGTTTCTGTCGTGGCTGTGGAGCAGGCACCCCCTGGCAAGCTGAAGAAAACTGCCTTCAAGCtctttggggggaagaggagcataTGCACCCTGCCAAGCTtctttggaggaaaaaataaaggcCAAGGGAAGGGAGCCTCCAAAAAGGGTCTCAGTAAAAGTAAGACGCACGATGGGATCAGTGACGTTGCATATGAGGATGGGACAGGGAGGTTGCGGTTGGAGAGCCCCTTGAATGGAGGGATGGACTCGCATCCTCGCCCACTGCCAAGCTCTCAGAGTACTCTCTTGGCAACAGACACCAGCGTCAAATTTGAGTTTCGCAGGCAGGAGTGCTCTCCCCTGGGGAGTGCCGAGGGCTTTGAGAAAAAGCCCAATGGAGACAAATCGTTGTCCTTCCCTAGACCCAAGAAAGGGCTGAAGGGGCTTTTCAACAGCATCCGGCGCCACAGAAAGAACAAAACTGCTGAATCTGAGAAAGTGGAGTGGGCTGCTGATTGTGGGGATGGAGAGCAAGCCAAGAAAACTCAAGGGGCATGGGTTGAAACCCAGCGAGCCTCTGAGGAGGAGAGTCCAAGAGGCACCCCTCTCCCCGGACCACGCACAGGGAGCTTGGATGGTAACTGCTCACTGAGCACAACAACCAGCCTTGGAGAAAACACTGACTGGCTCATGGCTGCTCAAAGTAGCTCGGAAGGAGATGCAGcaatggtgcctgtgggcaaAGACGATATTCTGGATGTGAAATTAGACGCAGAGACTATTGTCTGTGCCAGCTCACCCTATGGTGGCCTCCCAAATGCACACCATCCTGACTACCCAGACAACGACCCCCCTTCAGTACACTCCGGAGACCAGCTCAGCTTGATCTTTGGAGATGTTACTTCCCTTAAAAGTTTTGATTCCCTCACTGGGTGTGGAGACATAATTGCTGAGCCAGATATCGACAGTATTGCTGAGAGCACGATCTCCATGGAGCGCAGTAGAGACGCTGCCAAGAGAAGCTCATGCCTTGTCACTtaccagggaggaggggaggagatggcCACGCCAGAGGAGGTAGAGGAGTACCTCcagcagctgtgggagggcaccACCGAGGTGGACAGCCGCTACAAAACCAAACTGCCTCAACCCATAAACAGTCCCAAGCTGCAGGGAGTGAATAGCAAGCTGGAGACTTGTGGCTTACATGAGGAGGCGGCCCATCTGTACACTGGAGGTGTGATGGATGATGTAGAGCTCTTAACACCGCCCAGTGACCAGCAAGAATCTGCCCCCAATAGTGATGAGGGTTATTATGACTCTACCACACCAGGGCCAGAGGATGAACTCGGAGAAATCAAGAAGGACCGTCTCCCAAGAGACAGTTACAGCGGTGATGCACTTTATGAGTTTTATGAGCCCGATGACACCCTGATGAGCCCCTCTCTCGGGGACGAATCCTTATTTGAGAGCAAAGCATCTCATCCAGAGATCTTCAGCCGCTTCTTAGACTTTGCTGTCCCTGCCGAGAAGAACCTTATTCAGATGATGGGGCAGAGCAGCGGAGTGATGGAGACTGAGGAACAGAGGCTGGCTGCTATTCAGAAACAGCTGCTGTATTGGGAGCTTCAGAGGGAACCAGTTGCAAAACGTCTGGATGTCCCCAGTAAAGAGAAATGTCCCAGAGACAAGCAATACGTTGAATGTAATACTAGAGCAGCCAAATTAATTGGCAAAAATCAGAGTTGCCTTGGTAGCGAGCAAGTTGCTTCTCCAGTTTTGAGCAAAAGTGTAGATGCTGGGATTTCAGTGTCAAGACTGGAAAATCCTGAGTGGAGGGACTTTCAAGGGACACTGTGTCCAGAAAAGTATTACAATGACCAAAAAGCCCAAGGAAATTGCCTTATTCAGCTCATGAAAAACAACTCTGTGTTTGATTCTGATTTGGATCATGCAGTATTTGGGGGACTAAGTAGCTTAGTCCCAGCCAAAACTGTGACCGTGACCTATCCCAGCTACAGAACGCATGACCCtgatagctgttttcaaaatGAACACCACAATGGAGTGGAAAACGGCCTCAGGGAACCCCAGACAGAAAGTGAATGTGAACCTGAGCATGCTGTTAACTTCACTCAGGCACTGGTTGAGTTCACTAGCAGCGGCACTCTCTTCTCTAGCCTCTCTGAAAGCCTTGGTAGCTCTGATTCAGGTTCTTCCTTCACTCAGAACCTTTCTGTCCTTCCAACCATGGTCACTTTTGACATAGTGGATGTGGAGCAGGAAGGCGAGGGAGAATGTGAGCAGCATCTGGAGATGAATGCCGACGAGGACATTGCTGCATCCTTTGAGGCCTTTGATGACAGCTATGTGCAAAAGGAGTCCTTCGCCGAATGTGATGAACGAATATTCCTGGGGTATCCCCAAGACTCTTTCCAGAGCTGTAACTGGGGTGTTGGCAGCCTTCCCCATCATTTGCACCTGCACGGCTTGAGCCCCTCCATGCCAGCACCACTCTCTGTCAACAGAAGGAGCAGGTCGCTTGACACGGAGAGCTTGGAGTTGGAGCTTGCAGATATGCCTCTCTCCAAGAATGGCCTTAAGCCTTGTCAGCTCTGGTCTAAATGGGACAGTGGCAAAAAGGACTCTGTCCCCAGGCTGAGCAGAAGCAAGGATGGCATTCAGCTGTCTTCGTCCGAAGGAGGAGAACCTGATGGGGTCCTTACCTGGCCAGTGTTGCAGCATGTAGAGTACAAAGCCGAGCTTTCCTCAGGGGGAGAGAAACCATGGAGCTATACTCCGACTGCAAGGGCTACCGTTGTCGAAGGCAACTGGGATACATTTGAGCAATCAGAAGTGAATTCTCCTTATGTGTCCCTTGGATGGAACAATGCCAGGGAGACTCCGGACAGGTTGCCCCAGGATACTGGGGCCAGTAATCTAATGCTTCAGATGCCTAGACACATGGTCAGACCATCCAATTTACCTCTGCAGACTGATACAAGACAGGCCCAAGAGGTGTCTAGCTCCTACAGGAATCCTAGAGAAAATATGGCCAAAAAGCTGGCTCGCGTGCTACCTTTGGGAGAAAAAGGGGCTGACTTACCTCAGAGCTTCGCTTTCACACAGTCCCCTAAAAAAAGAGCAAAGTGCAAACTTGTTGACATCACACAAGGAACGCTCCAGTTTCACGATGGCGCTGAGACCTTAAAACCCTCTGCTTGCTTTGCTGAGCATTATGGAAGCTCCAGTACAGACCTCCTGAAAGGGGAACCCGTACATGGGAACATGCTGCCCGTTAGTTGTCAAAGCACTACAGTGAATGTAATG AATTCTTCATTGTCACGGGCACAGGATGAGCGTGAGAGAACCACAGATGAACTCCATTAA